In Aquincola tertiaricarbonis, the genomic stretch GACCGATGGCGGGGAGCTTGCGGCGCTCCAGCGGGTTGTCGCGCAAGGGCAGGTCGACGACGATCTCTTCGATGATGGTGCCGGGCCGCTCGCTCATCACCAGCACCCGGTCGGACAGCGCGATCGCCTCGATCAGGTCGTGGGTGATGAAGAGCGCCGTCTTCTTCTGCTCGTACAGCGTTTTGGCCAGGTCCTGCTGCAGCACCATCTTGGTCTGCGCATCCAGCGCGCTGAACGGCTCGTCCAGCAGCAGCACCTGGGGGTCGACGGCCAGGGTGCGCGCCAGGGCCGCGCGCTGGCGCATGCCGCCCGACAGCTGGTAGGGGTAGTGGTCGCCGAAGCCGGACAGGTGGCACTTGGCCAGCAGCGCATCGGCCGTCTGGCGGCGGCGCGCACGATCGACGCCGTCGATCTCCATGCCCAGTTCCACGTTCTGGCGGATGGTGCGCCAGGGCATCAGCAGGTCCTTCTGCAGCATGAAGGCCACCTGCCGCACCGGGCCGGTGACCTTCTTGCCGCCCACCCGCACCTCGCCCTCGGAAGGCAGGTACAGGCCCGAGCCCATGTTGAGCAGCGTGCTCTTGCCGCAGCCCGACGGCCCGATGATGGAGACCACCTCGCCGCTGCGGATGGCCAGGCTCAGGTTGCTGACCGCGTTGGCGGGGTTCGGGTTGCGCCGGGTCGGAAACCGCTTGGCGACGCCGAGGAACTCGATCTCATTCATCCGGGGACCTGCTTGATTCGCTAATAAAACAGCGATTCAGTAATGAAACTGCCACTACCTTAGTCGATGCAGCGCTGGAGGCCACCCGGGTTTACCCGGGTGCAACCGCTGGCGTCAGAAGTTGTGGCGGATGCCGACGGCGGTGGTGGCCGCGCGGTCCTGGCCTTGCAGCTTGTCGAACATGACCACGGCGTACACGTCGGTGCGCTTGGACAGGTTGTGGTCGTAGGCCAGGCTGGTGAACGAACGCTTGCTGTCGCGGGCGCCGGTGGTCTTGGCTTCACCGTACGAGGCCAGCACCTTGCCGGTGGCGGTGACGGGCACCGACACGCCGGCCTGCAGCGTGCGGTCGCGGGTGTCGTAGCCGGCGGCGCGCGCGGCGCCGACAAAGGTCTCGCCTTCCTTGATGCGGCCGACCTGACCGAAGGCCTTGACCACGCCGAAGTCGTAGGAGGCGCCCAGCTGCCAGGCCGTCTCGTCGCCCCGGCTGAAGGCGGTTTGCACCTTCTGCGCGGCCAGCCCCAGGGCCAGCGGGCCGCTGGCGTACTGCAGGCTGCCGCCGATGTTGGGGCCTTCGCCCGCGCCCTCACCGGCCGAAACCAGCAGGTTGGCATTGAAGCCGCCGAACCTGGGCGTGCCGTAGCCCACCGCGTTGTTCCAGCCGCTGTCGCCCGACAGCTTGCCGATGCCGCCCTGGTAGATGGTGCGGATGGCCGGCGAAAAACCGAAGGAGTCGACGAAGGGATTGAACGACAGCGTGTTGACGAACAGCGGCGTGCCCATGCGACCCAGGCGGATGAAGCCGAAGTCGCCGCGGATGCCCACGTTGGCATTGCGCGACCAGAACGAGTCGCCGGCGAAGCGGCCGGCCTCGCCGGTGTCCATGCGCATGAAGTGCTCCAGCGTGACGATGGCCTGCAGGCCGCCGCCCAGGTCCTCGGTTGCGCGGAAGCCCAGGAAGCTGGTCGCCATGCGGCCCGACGCCACCTGTTCGGTGCGCTTGCCACCGCTTTCCTTGAAGCTGCCGACGCTCACGTCGGCGATGCCGTAGATCTGCACCGACTGCGCCTGCGCGACGCCGAGGCTGCAAAAGGTGGCGGCTGCCAGCGACACGGCGCGGGCCAGGCGGGGGAAAGCGAAATGCATGGGAACAGCTCCTGCAATGGATGATCGACCGATGGGGCGATACGCCAGAAGGCGTTTCATAGATGAACAAGAGATCAATCTATGAAACATCAGTTTGCACGGAGCGTGCCAAGGCCCGCATGGGGGTTTGTGCGGTGGAAAGGACCACAACATGCCTTCAAGGGGTGCACGAGCGCACCGGCACGGCGGGGCGCCGTACCAACAACGTGCGCCCGCAGGGCTGCCGGTGCGAGGGGGCCCGTCAGGCTTCGCGGTAGGCCGCGAACAGGTCGCGCAAGGCGGGTGCCGGTGGCGTCTGCTGCGGCCCGCTGACCGATTGCTCGATCTCGCGCAGATGGCGCCGCATCTCGGCCGCGGCCGAAGCGCCGGTGCCCGCACGCAGCACCGCGATCAA encodes the following:
- a CDS encoding ABC transporter ATP-binding protein, which codes for MNEIEFLGVAKRFPTRRNPNPANAVSNLSLAIRSGEVVSIIGPSGCGKSTLLNMGSGLYLPSEGEVRVGGKKVTGPVRQVAFMLQKDLLMPWRTIRQNVELGMEIDGVDRARRRQTADALLAKCHLSGFGDHYPYQLSGGMRQRAALARTLAVDPQVLLLDEPFSALDAQTKMVLQQDLAKTLYEQKKTALFITHDLIEAIALSDRVLVMSERPGTIIEEIVVDLPLRDNPLERRKLPAIGPLQGRLMELLKVGKQEALH
- a CDS encoding porin; translated protein: MHFAFPRLARAVSLAAATFCSLGVAQAQSVQIYGIADVSVGSFKESGGKRTEQVASGRMATSFLGFRATEDLGGGLQAIVTLEHFMRMDTGEAGRFAGDSFWSRNANVGIRGDFGFIRLGRMGTPLFVNTLSFNPFVDSFGFSPAIRTIYQGGIGKLSGDSGWNNAVGYGTPRFGGFNANLLVSAGEGAGEGPNIGGSLQYASGPLALGLAAQKVQTAFSRGDETAWQLGASYDFGVVKAFGQVGRIKEGETFVGAARAAGYDTRDRTLQAGVSVPVTATGKVLASYGEAKTTGARDSKRSFTSLAYDHNLSKRTDVYAVVMFDKLQGQDRAATTAVGIRHNF